A single genomic interval of Amycolatopsis albispora harbors:
- a CDS encoding ABC1 kinase family protein — protein MSSLVFGLLSLPFYVVFLWPLVAASRRVLGVRIGAVRALTGALLGWTVVTGVFTLLPPVQPANPAAFLGLLVPIAGAAFVTTLLFLFVVELAMPSGGGLGLLGRIRAARAKAGRGRRYSQITRIAVKHGLGPYLSGRRDADGSREAALARSLRRALEDAGVTFVKLGQLLSTRPDLLSQPFIDELSRLQDGVAHAPAELIEQVLHDELGAPPAEVFAEFDPTPIAAASIAQVYRAKLRSGERVVVKVQRPDVRRVVERDLDIVHRVARSLERRTRWARSLGITELAEGFAVALVEELDFRVEARNVASVAAARPDNSVALPTVHEGLSTERVLVMSRLDGVPLGSASVPAERRPALARSLLDCLLHQVMLHGVFHADPHPGNVLVLGDGRLGLLDFGSVGRLDASLRGGLQNLLAAVDRGDPAALRDGLLEIVDRPDDIDERRLERALGALVAKHFSHRQAADLDLFTDLFKVITGFRLSVPPPIAAVFRALATMEGTLGLLSPGFDVMSESRSFAMARVGEKLRPDSLRQAATDELMSLLPVVRRLPRRLDRISSALEQGRLSVNVRLLADERDREVITGWLHEILLAATGGAAGLMAVLLLGSASGPRVLPDVTLNQLFGYNLLVVSMLVGLRLLFVVFRRQRRLR, from the coding sequence GTGTCCTCTTTGGTCTTCGGTTTGCTCAGCCTGCCGTTCTACGTGGTGTTCCTCTGGCCGCTGGTGGCCGCCTCGCGGCGGGTGCTCGGCGTGCGCATCGGCGCGGTCCGCGCGCTGACCGGCGCGCTGCTCGGCTGGACGGTGGTCACCGGCGTGTTCACCCTCCTGCCCCCGGTCCAGCCGGCGAACCCGGCGGCCTTTCTCGGCCTGCTCGTGCCGATCGCCGGCGCGGCCTTCGTCACCACGCTGCTGTTCCTGTTCGTGGTGGAACTGGCGATGCCCAGCGGCGGCGGGCTCGGCCTGCTCGGCCGCATCCGCGCGGCACGGGCGAAGGCGGGGCGCGGCCGCCGGTACTCGCAGATCACCCGCATCGCGGTGAAGCACGGCCTCGGCCCGTACCTGAGCGGGCGCCGCGACGCCGACGGCAGCCGGGAAGCCGCGCTGGCCCGGTCGCTGCGCCGGGCGCTGGAAGACGCCGGGGTCACCTTCGTCAAGCTCGGGCAGCTCCTGTCCACCCGGCCCGACCTGCTGTCCCAGCCGTTCATCGACGAACTGAGCCGCCTGCAGGACGGCGTGGCGCACGCGCCGGCCGAGCTGATCGAGCAGGTGCTGCACGACGAGCTGGGCGCGCCACCGGCCGAGGTGTTCGCCGAATTCGACCCGACGCCGATCGCCGCCGCGTCGATCGCGCAGGTCTACCGCGCCAAGCTGCGCTCCGGTGAGCGGGTGGTGGTCAAGGTGCAGCGGCCGGACGTGCGCCGGGTGGTCGAGCGTGACCTCGACATCGTGCACCGGGTCGCGCGCTCGCTGGAGCGCCGCACGCGGTGGGCGCGTTCGCTGGGCATCACCGAACTGGCCGAAGGATTTGCCGTCGCGCTGGTCGAGGAACTGGATTTCCGGGTGGAGGCAAGGAATGTCGCCTCGGTCGCGGCGGCCCGGCCGGACAACTCGGTTGCCCTGCCCACTGTCCACGAAGGACTGTCCACCGAGCGCGTGCTGGTGATGAGCAGGCTCGACGGCGTGCCGCTGGGTTCGGCTTCGGTGCCCGCCGAGCGGCGCCCCGCACTGGCGCGGTCGCTGCTGGACTGCCTGCTGCACCAGGTGATGCTGCACGGCGTGTTCCACGCGGACCCGCATCCCGGCAACGTGCTGGTGCTCGGCGACGGGCGCCTCGGCCTGCTCGACTTCGGCTCGGTCGGGCGGCTCGACGCCAGCCTGCGCGGCGGGCTGCAGAACCTGCTCGCCGCGGTCGACCGCGGTGACCCAGCGGCCCTGCGCGACGGCCTGCTGGAGATCGTCGACCGGCCCGACGACATCGACGAACGGCGGCTGGAGCGCGCGCTCGGCGCCTTGGTGGCCAAGCACTTCAGCCACCGGCAGGCGGCCGATCTCGACCTGTTCACCGACCTGTTCAAGGTGATCACCGGCTTCCGGCTGTCGGTGCCGCCGCCGATCGCCGCGGTGTTCCGCGCGCTGGCCACCATGGAGGGCACGCTCGGCCTGCTCTCGCCGGGCTTCGACGTGATGAGCGAGTCGCGCTCGTTCGCCATGGCCAGGGTCGGCGAGAAGCTGCGGCCCGACTCGCTGCGGCAGGCCGCCACCGACGAGCTGATGTCGCTGCTGCCGGTGGTGCGGCGGCTGCCGAGGCGGCTCGACCGGATCAGCAGCGCGCTGGAGCAGGGCAGGCTGTCGGTGAACGTGCGGTTGCTCGCCGACGAGCGCGACCGCGAGGTGATCACCGGGTGGCTGCACGAAATCCTGCTCGCCGCGACCGGCGGTGCCGCCGGGCTGATGGCGGTGCTGCTGCTCGGCAGCGCGAGCGGGCCGCGGGTGCTGCCGGACGTCACGCTCAACCAGCTGTTCGGTTACAACCTGCTGGTGGTGAGCATGCTGGTCGGGCTGCGGCTGCTGTTCGTGGTGTTCCGGCGGCAGCGGCGGCTCAGGTGA
- a CDS encoding sensor histidine kinase, whose amino-acid sequence MRLLNPVVNRSTYRRWAYLILGGALFVPYLIFASIAIPSVTPIAAGIGTATVVGGLVAILVLVASSFIPAVRVLEGTAVRELLDDPAPGATFGRAENWPVRLRSSAMFVLHVLTGGVLSFLSLVLPVVFVLSLAGPFTGRIAIATEEGIAVPRGWAGAWVPVLFLLLVVGLIYAVSAAGALLGRAAAVLLGISAADRIAQLEKRTEQLAERNRLARELHDSVGHALSVVTIQAGAARRLLRRDPDFTGRALEAIEDAARSALEDLDHVLGLLREEKPGKAPQAGLGELPGLLEATRLAGVPVTAEVTGEPGEVPAVVSREAYRILQECLTNVLRHAGKVPVALRLAIGGDQLELRVRNPAGEPVASRPTGGRGVRGMAERVEVLRGEFSAGRDGEHWEVLVRLPWGAGK is encoded by the coding sequence GTGCGCCTGCTGAACCCGGTGGTGAACCGGTCGACCTACCGCCGCTGGGCCTACCTGATCCTCGGCGGCGCGTTGTTCGTGCCGTACCTGATCTTCGCCTCGATCGCGATCCCGTCGGTGACCCCGATCGCCGCCGGCATCGGCACCGCCACCGTGGTCGGCGGGCTGGTGGCGATCCTGGTGCTGGTGGCCAGCTCGTTCATCCCGGCGGTGCGGGTGCTCGAAGGCACCGCCGTGCGCGAGCTGCTCGACGACCCGGCGCCGGGCGCGACCTTCGGCCGCGCGGAGAACTGGCCGGTGCGGCTGCGCTCCAGCGCGATGTTCGTGCTGCACGTGCTCACCGGCGGTGTGCTCAGCTTCCTGAGCCTGGTGCTGCCGGTGGTGTTCGTGCTGTCGCTCGCCGGGCCGTTCACCGGGCGGATCGCGATCGCCACCGAGGAGGGCATCGCGGTGCCGCGTGGCTGGGCCGGAGCCTGGGTGCCGGTGCTGTTCCTGCTGCTGGTGGTCGGCCTGATCTACGCGGTTTCGGCGGCGGGTGCCCTGCTCGGCCGCGCGGCGGCGGTGCTGCTCGGCATCTCCGCGGCCGACCGGATCGCGCAGCTGGAGAAGCGCACCGAACAGCTCGCCGAGCGCAACCGGCTGGCCAGGGAACTGCACGACTCGGTGGGCCACGCGCTGAGCGTGGTGACCATCCAGGCCGGGGCCGCGCGGCGGCTGCTGCGGCGTGACCCCGACTTCACCGGCCGCGCGCTGGAAGCCATCGAGGACGCCGCGCGGTCGGCGCTGGAGGACCTGGACCACGTCCTCGGCCTGCTGCGCGAGGAGAAGCCGGGCAAGGCACCGCAGGCCGGGCTGGGCGAGCTGCCCGGCCTGCTGGAGGCCACCAGGCTGGCCGGGGTGCCGGTGACCGCGGAGGTCACCGGCGAACCGGGTGAGGTGCCCGCGGTGGTTTCCCGCGAGGCCTACCGCATCCTGCAGGAATGCCTGACCAACGTGCTGCGGCACGCGGGTAAGGTCCCGGTGGCGCTGCGCCTGGCGATCGGCGGGGACCAGCTGGAGCTGCGGGTGCGCAATCCCGCCGGGGAGCCGGTGGCGTCGCGGCCCACCGGCGGGCGCGGGGTGCGGGGCATGGCGGAACGGGTCGAGGTGCTGCGCGGGGAGTTCAGCGCCGGGCGCGACGGAGAACACTGGGAGGTCTTGGTGCGATTGCCGTGGGGAGCCGGGAAATGA
- a CDS encoding response regulator has product MTIGVLLVDDEQLIRAGLRAIIDSEPELTVVGEAGDGAEVPGLVAKLRPDVVLMDVRMPAVDGIRATGHLMSTMDNPPKVVVVTTFENDDYVYEALRAGASGFLLKRARPEEIVSAVRTVSAGDSLLFPAAIRRLAATHADAGAGQDRLAGAGLTERESEVLRLVAKGLSNVEIAGELFLGVQTVKTHVGNLLAKLGARDRTQAVIKAYESGFIKPVG; this is encoded by the coding sequence ATGACCATCGGTGTGTTGCTGGTCGACGACGAGCAGCTGATCAGGGCGGGCCTGCGCGCGATCATCGACTCCGAGCCGGAGCTGACCGTGGTGGGCGAGGCCGGGGACGGTGCCGAGGTGCCCGGCCTGGTCGCGAAGCTGCGGCCCGACGTGGTGCTGATGGACGTGCGCATGCCCGCGGTGGACGGCATCCGCGCCACCGGGCACCTGATGTCCACAATGGACAACCCGCCGAAGGTGGTGGTGGTGACCACCTTCGAGAACGACGACTACGTCTACGAAGCGCTGCGTGCCGGGGCGAGCGGGTTCCTGCTCAAGCGCGCGCGGCCGGAGGAGATCGTGTCGGCGGTGCGCACGGTGTCGGCCGGTGATTCGCTGTTGTTCCCGGCCGCCATCCGGCGCCTGGCGGCCACCCATGCCGACGCCGGCGCCGGGCAGGACCGCCTGGCCGGTGCGGGCCTGACCGAGCGCGAGTCCGAAGTGCTCCGGTTGGTCGCGAAAGGACTGTCCAATGTGGAAATCGCGGGCGAGCTCTTCCTCGGCGTGCAGACGGTGAAGACCCACGTCGGCAACCTGCTGGCCAAGCTCGGCGCGCGTGACCGCACGCAGGCGGTGATCAAGGCCTACGAATCGGGCTTCATCAAGCCGGTCGGCTGA
- a CDS encoding GGDEF domain-containing protein — protein MGPTQIAVSFAFQPLYSLHTGGAVALEALARAGAGEHSVARLLDDAARAGRLAETDVALAAHAVRQEADGGSAETLLPLHLNLSAASVAEGAQRFTPLLDVLDEVGRRPREVVLEIGPPFSRVRPADLLESMAALTDLGFRLALDGLGRGDLPLALLAAAPVSTLKVDGTLIARSPNSPNDTATAAVFESLLHFASRTGARLVATGIENTQHFEVVRGLGIRVAQGPLFTGTEQGGWLDGVTAPLPITAGPAMPSAAPGVKDFLKPATTLPATATCEDVREALASTERATGIVGVDERERPLWSVDRARFLLAFTGPYGHALHAKRSADRLADTPHTIDVEASALELLDVVADADWDRTGDDVVVVDRRGRCLGVVQVTEVVRGVAEAKVEEATALSPLTRLPGTDTVARDIDRRIAAREPFVTAWLDVDSFKAVNDNAGFAAGDDLIRELGRALTEVAARLHRVTVSHVGGDDFLVACDVDEIATLAAAMLDTSWSADGHPVSVSLATLVCMTSSVSSYRDVSKLLAPLKKRAKQVRGSSWVLGRPGSDRVEVLRGRGGRPGSGVSRPA, from the coding sequence GTGGGCCCGACCCAGATCGCCGTCAGCTTCGCCTTCCAGCCGCTGTACAGCCTGCACACCGGCGGTGCCGTGGCACTGGAAGCGCTCGCGCGCGCCGGTGCCGGGGAGCATTCGGTGGCCAGGCTGCTCGACGACGCCGCCCGTGCCGGACGGCTCGCCGAGACCGACGTGGCACTGGCCGCGCACGCCGTCCGCCAGGAGGCCGACGGCGGGTCCGCCGAGACCCTGCTGCCGCTGCACCTGAACCTGAGCGCCGCCTCGGTCGCCGAGGGCGCGCAGCGGTTCACCCCGCTGCTCGATGTGCTCGACGAGGTGGGCAGGCGCCCGCGTGAGGTGGTGCTGGAGATCGGGCCGCCGTTCAGCCGGGTGCGGCCAGCCGACCTGCTCGAGAGCATGGCCGCGCTGACCGATCTCGGCTTCCGGCTCGCGCTCGACGGCCTCGGCCGCGGTGACCTGCCGCTGGCGCTGCTGGCCGCCGCCCCGGTGAGCACGCTGAAGGTGGACGGCACGTTGATCGCCCGTTCCCCCAACTCCCCCAACGACACCGCCACCGCTGCGGTGTTCGAGTCGCTGCTGCACTTCGCCTCGCGCACCGGAGCCCGGCTGGTGGCCACCGGGATCGAGAACACCCAGCACTTCGAGGTGGTGCGCGGCCTCGGCATCCGGGTCGCGCAGGGCCCGCTGTTCACCGGCACCGAGCAGGGCGGCTGGCTGGACGGGGTGACCGCGCCGCTGCCGATCACGGCCGGTCCCGCCATGCCGTCGGCCGCGCCCGGCGTGAAGGACTTCCTGAAACCGGCGACCACGCTGCCCGCCACGGCCACCTGCGAGGACGTCCGCGAGGCGCTGGCCAGCACCGAACGGGCCACCGGCATCGTCGGCGTGGACGAGCGCGAGCGTCCACTGTGGTCGGTCGACCGGGCGCGGTTCCTGCTCGCCTTCACCGGCCCCTACGGGCACGCGCTGCACGCCAAGCGGTCCGCTGACCGGCTCGCCGACACCCCGCACACCATCGACGTGGAGGCCTCGGCGCTGGAACTGCTGGACGTGGTCGCCGACGCCGACTGGGACCGCACCGGCGACGACGTGGTGGTGGTCGACCGGCGCGGCCGGTGCCTGGGCGTGGTGCAGGTGACCGAGGTGGTGCGCGGCGTGGCCGAGGCGAAGGTCGAGGAGGCCACCGCGCTCAGCCCGCTGACCCGGCTGCCCGGCACCGACACCGTGGCCAGGGACATCGACCGCCGGATCGCCGCGCGGGAGCCGTTCGTCACCGCCTGGCTGGACGTGGACTCGTTCAAGGCGGTCAACGACAACGCCGGGTTCGCCGCGGGCGACGACCTGATCCGGGAGCTGGGCCGCGCGCTGACCGAGGTGGCCGCGCGGCTGCACCGGGTGACGGTCAGCCACGTCGGCGGTGACGACTTCCTGGTCGCCTGCGACGTCGACGAGATCGCCACGCTCGCCGCGGCCATGCTGGACACCTCGTGGTCGGCCGACGGGCACCCGGTTTCGGTGTCGCTGGCCACCCTGGTCTGCATGACCTCCTCGGTGAGTTCCTACCGCGACGTGTCGAAACTGCTGGCACCGCTGAAAAAACGCGCCAAACAGGTGCGCGGGTCGAGCTGGGTGCTGGGCCGGCCCGGCTCCGACCGCGTCGAGGTGCTGCGCGGCCGCGGTGGCAGGCCGGGATCCGGGGTCAGCCGACCGGCTTGA
- a CDS encoding lycopene cyclase family protein has protein sequence MDTIIAGAGPAGWALAGACARAGLRVALVDPAPWRHWTPTYGLWRDEVPGLPDAAVAAVPHTVLATAVTTHRLDREYVVLDNRGLRDWLVHPAVEVITGRAEAVTRGERGATVRLAGGRRLACAVAVDATGARRALSGGPVRDPAAQTAFGVVLDEAAAEPVTGHRPGTAVFMDWRPSPDPADSAVPTFLYSLPLGAGRTLVEETSLAAKPGVPQQILSTRLRSRLAAAGVIGPAEAERVRIPLDLPIPRTLAFGVAGGFTHPATGYGVATALRLASPVAQAIAAAGNPREADRAARQVLAPARARQVHALRRFGLRVLTGLPPAQVPEFFEMFFTLPPEQQRAYLSGREDLTGTAAAMAGLFRLAPWRIRTRMV, from the coding sequence ATGGACACGATCATCGCCGGGGCGGGTCCGGCGGGGTGGGCGCTGGCCGGGGCCTGTGCCCGCGCCGGGCTGCGGGTGGCGCTGGTCGACCCCGCCCCGTGGCGGCACTGGACGCCGACCTACGGGCTCTGGCGCGACGAGGTGCCCGGCCTGCCGGACGCGGCCGTGGCCGCCGTGCCGCACACCGTGCTGGCCACCGCGGTCACCACGCACCGGCTCGACCGCGAGTACGTGGTGCTCGACAACCGCGGCCTGCGTGACTGGCTCGTCCACCCGGCCGTCGAGGTGATCACTGGGCGTGCCGAGGCGGTCACCAGGGGCGAGCGCGGCGCGACGGTCCGGCTCGCCGGTGGCAGGCGGCTGGCGTGCGCGGTGGCCGTGGACGCCACCGGGGCGCGGCGCGCGCTGTCCGGCGGCCCGGTCCGCGACCCGGCCGCGCAGACCGCGTTCGGCGTGGTGCTGGACGAAGCGGCGGCCGAGCCGGTCACCGGCCACCGTCCCGGCACGGCCGTGTTCATGGATTGGCGGCCCTCCCCCGACCCCGCGGATTCGGCCGTGCCGACCTTTCTCTATTCACTGCCGCTCGGTGCCGGCCGCACGCTGGTCGAGGAAACCTCGCTCGCCGCGAAACCCGGTGTGCCGCAACAAATTCTTTCCACGCGGTTGCGTTCACGGCTGGCCGCCGCCGGAGTCATCGGACCAGCCGAGGCCGAACGCGTCCGCATTCCGCTCGATCTGCCCATTCCGCGCACGCTCGCGTTCGGCGTCGCGGGCGGTTTCACGCACCCCGCCACCGGGTACGGCGTCGCCACCGCGCTGCGGCTTGCTTCCCCGGTGGCACAGGCCATCGCGGCCGCGGGCAACCCGCGCGAAGCCGATCGCGCCGCCCGTCAGGTCCTCGCCCCGGCCCGCGCGCGCCAGGTGCACGCGCTGCGCCGGTTCGGCCTGCGTGTGCTGACCGGACTGCCGCCGGCGCAGGTGCCCGAATTCTTCGAAATGTTCTTCACACTGCCGCCGGAACAGCAGCGCGCCTATCTGTCCGGCCGTGAGGACCTGACCGGGACCGCCGCCGCCATGGCGGGTCTTTTCCGGCTCGCGCCGTGGCGAATCCGCACCCGGATGGTCTAA
- a CDS encoding deoxyguanosinetriphosphate triphosphohydrolase family protein yields the protein MPNAEDPRAHRRDHDRQAARSSAAADLAGSPFRIDRDRIAASPFFARLGGVTQVVSAGGAGLLHNRLTHSLKVAQVARAIAERLTASPDTAELAEKLGGCDPDVAEAAALAHDLGHPPFGHLGEQVLDRIARHRYGLADGFEGNAQTFRILTTTDVRGPAAIGLDLTAAVRAAVLKYPWARLHVPDPHPSGMRVPPRGAAEPENAPGTGASKFSAYCTELDDFAEARAPFAGRLEHWQQTVEASVMDTADDIAYAIHDLQDFHRIGVLQHASVAAELGQWSARMAELSELDGATLAAERRKPGYSLERLRRRMHAKDRWIVDDEAFALAVARVRGELVDDLLAGAFDGSIEAEQATAAFSARWTARLVGGVSLTPSPSTRSGHVTLRPAQWHEVQVLKFVHRRFVLLRPDLALHQRGQASLVSTLVDALDAWLVDRDEASRLPRRLHDLVELAHREYAQLAAHSPELLIGATGEPVRGQDEVRALARGRAVVDFVASLTDKQAVSLLDALTGRASQPWSDSFVL from the coding sequence GTGCCGAACGCTGAGGACCCGAGGGCCCACCGCCGCGACCACGACCGGCAGGCGGCGCGGTCCTCGGCGGCCGCGGACCTGGCGGGCAGCCCGTTCCGGATCGACCGCGACCGGATCGCCGCCTCCCCGTTCTTCGCCCGGCTCGGCGGCGTCACCCAGGTGGTCAGCGCCGGCGGCGCCGGCCTGCTGCACAACCGGCTCACGCACAGCCTCAAGGTGGCGCAGGTGGCCAGGGCGATCGCCGAGCGGCTGACCGCCTCGCCCGACACCGCCGAGCTGGCCGAGAAGCTCGGCGGCTGCGACCCCGACGTGGCCGAGGCGGCCGCGCTGGCGCACGACCTCGGGCACCCGCCGTTCGGCCACCTCGGCGAGCAGGTGCTCGACCGGATCGCCCGGCACCGCTACGGCCTCGCCGACGGCTTCGAGGGCAACGCGCAGACCTTCCGGATCCTGACCACCACCGACGTCCGCGGTCCCGCCGCGATCGGCCTGGACCTGACCGCCGCCGTGCGTGCCGCGGTGCTGAAGTACCCGTGGGCGCGGCTGCACGTGCCCGATCCGCATCCGTCCGGCATGCGCGTGCCGCCACGCGGTGCCGCCGAGCCGGAGAACGCGCCGGGCACCGGGGCGAGCAAGTTCTCCGCCTACTGCACCGAACTCGACGACTTCGCCGAGGCGCGGGCGCCGTTCGCGGGCAGGCTCGAGCACTGGCAGCAGACCGTCGAGGCGTCCGTGATGGACACCGCCGACGACATCGCCTACGCCATCCACGACCTGCAGGACTTCCACCGCATCGGGGTGCTGCAGCACGCATCGGTGGCCGCCGAGCTCGGCCAGTGGTCCGCGCGGATGGCCGAACTGTCCGAACTGGACGGTGCCACGCTGGCCGCCGAACGGCGCAAGCCCGGTTACTCGCTGGAACGCCTGCGCCGCCGCATGCACGCGAAGGACCGCTGGATCGTCGACGACGAGGCGTTCGCGCTGGCCGTGGCGCGGGTGCGCGGTGAACTGGTCGACGACCTGCTCGCCGGAGCCTTCGACGGTTCGATCGAGGCCGAACAGGCCACCGCCGCGTTCTCCGCGCGCTGGACCGCGCGGCTGGTCGGCGGGGTTTCGCTGACGCCGTCGCCGTCCACCCGCTCCGGCCACGTCACGCTGCGGCCCGCCCAGTGGCACGAGGTGCAGGTGCTCAAGTTCGTGCACCGGCGGTTCGTGCTGCTCCGCCCGGACCTGGCGCTGCACCAGCGCGGGCAGGCCAGCCTGGTGTCCACTTTGGTCGACGCGCTGGACGCCTGGCTGGTGGACCGCGACGAGGCGTCCCGGCTGCCGCGGCGGCTGCACGACCTGGTCGAGCTGGCGCACCGCGAGTACGCGCAGCTGGCGGCGCATTCACCGGAGCTGCTGATCGGGGCCACCGGCGAGCCGGTGCGCGGGCAGGACGAGGTGCGGGCGCTGGCCCGGGGGCGCGCCGTGGTCGACTTTGTCGCTTCGCTGACCGACAAGCAGGCGGTCAGCCTGCTCGACGCGCTGACCGGCCGCGCCTCGCAGCCGTGGTCCGATTCGTTCGTGCTGTAG